CTTGCTCAGGTTGAGCGCCAGCATCGTCATGTTCAGGTTGTCTTTGCCCGCAAGGTCCCTGAGCACGTCGAACGGGATGATCTCGCCGATGACCTGTTTGACGAGGGGGTAGGGGAACTTGTCGTGGCCCGCCTCCACGGGTGTGTGCGTGGTGAAAACGCAGAGGTCGCGCACTCTGCCGATGTCCCATACCGATCGCTCGTCCCACACACTTTCGATGTCGCGTTTGAACCGGAGCAGCAGTTCGAGCGCCAGAAAGCTCGCATGTCCCTCGTTCAGGTGAAATTTCTTGATGTGGAATTCAAGGGCCTGGAGCATGCGCACACCACCCATACCGAGCACGACCTCCTGTTTGATCCGGTAGGTGATGTCCCCGCCGTAGAGGGAATCCGTGATGCGCCGATCCTCTGTTCCGTTCTCGGGCAGGTCCGTGTCCAGAAAGAGAATAGGCACCTTGCCTCCGGTGGGACTGATAACCCGATACATCCACGCCTGGATCGAGACCTCCCGGCCTTCGATAAGCACCGTGACTTTCGCGGGCAGAAGCGTCATGTATTGTGCCGGGTCCCAGACCGTCGGTTTTTCCTTCTGCCAGCCGTTCGCATCGATTTCCTGATTGAAGTAGCCTTTGTGCGTGATCAGCGTCACGGCCACAAGGGGAAGGTTGAGATCCGCTGCGGATTTGATCGTGTCGCCCGCGAGGATTCCGAGGCCGCCACTGTAGGTTGGGATGTCGTTTTTCACTCCGATCTCCATGGAAAAATAAGCGATCATCGGCTCGGAGTTAAATTCGTGCAGAGCGTTGTTCATAGTTCTCCTTTAACGTATTCAAAGCTGAAGCTGGATGTAAATGAACGAAGATAAAACCAAATAAAATTTCTCGCAGTAGCCTATGAATGAAAAGCGGCCACTTAGGACTTCCGCAGAGTTCGCAGAGAAAAGCTTAAAATATTCTGGGTTAAAGCCAAGACTTAATTGTTGTGATTTAACTCTGCGTCCTCTGCGCGCTCTGCGAGAGACGCCTTTTTAGTTTCTGCTTGTCCAGGTCAGTCCTACTCCATCCTGATCCTGTTCGGCCAGGTGTAGATGTTCATCCGGTCTCCCCGGGCAAACCCCACGAGCGTGATGCCCATGTCTTCGGCATAGCTGACGGCCATGCAGGAAGGCGCGGCGCGGCTGATCAGGATCGGGAAGCGGTTCCGGCCGGCCTTTGTCACGATCTCCGAAGTGATCCTTCCGCTGGTGATCAGGACCTTGTTCTCAACCGGGACTGACCGAAGAAACGCCTTCCCGATAAGCTTGTCCACGGCATTGTGTCTGCCGATATCTTCGGAAAAGAACAGGAGGTCTTTACCGTCCGAGAGCGCTGCGCTGTGCACTCCGCCGGTTGCGACATAGAGCTTCGATATATTCCGGAAGTGATTGAGCAGGTTCCTGATGCCCGTGAGGCTCACGAGCTGTCCGGTGACGGCGAGCCTGCGGTCGGTATCAATCCGGTAACTGGTGAAGGTGATACCTTTGCCGCAGCCCGAAGAGATGGTGCGTTTTTCGAACAAGTTCTCCCAGTCCGCGGGAAGATCAGACAACTCGATCCGGATTGCGGCGTCGCTCTCGATGAAATCCAGACTCCTGATCGATGATCTTTCGCGGAGCAAACCCTCCGAGAGAAGGAAGCCGACGGCAAGCTCTTCGAGTTCGGACGGCGTGCAGAGGAGCGTCACGAGCTGCTGGTTGTTCAGGATGAGCCTGACCGGCAATTCGGATGCCACTTCATCGACAACGCCCTCGACGTTGGAGCCGGATATCTTGAGTATGAGCGCATCTCTTTTCGTTTCCACCGGGGGAATATAACATAAACAGGGTCATGGGGCAAGGGCATAGGAGTAATGAGTTCGGAGTTGGGAGTTCGGAGTGGGGATACCGGAGACAGTACCTCATGAGAAGCAAAAAGCCC
This DNA window, taken from Nitrospirota bacterium, encodes the following:
- the fdhD gene encoding formate dehydrogenase accessory sulfurtransferase FdhD, which codes for METKRDALILKISGSNVEGVVDEVASELPVRLILNNQQLVTLLCTPSELEELAVGFLLSEGLLRERSSIRSLDFIESDAAIRIELSDLPADWENLFEKRTISSGCGKGITFTSYRIDTDRRLAVTGQLVSLTGIRNLLNHFRNISKLYVATGGVHSAALSDGKDLLFFSEDIGRHNAVDKLIGKAFLRSVPVENKVLITSGRITSEIVTKAGRNRFPILISRAAPSCMAVSYAEDMGITLVGFARGDRMNIYTWPNRIRME